One genomic window of Saprospiraceae bacterium includes the following:
- a CDS encoding glycosyltransferase family 39 protein, with the protein MLLFPRNHLMVFFLFLAFALVLRVFSFYPLVLDHDESTYLVIADALNNGKIYLVDVIDTKPIGIFWIYGVILKVFGKSIVASRIIACVVLAISSLLIYQLQLKWNSNKTTAILSGCFYIFMLSLFKRWGISPNTEIYFNLFNLLAIYLLLIYDKRFLNVFAGISIGIAFHIKYVAAADLTALLLFLSVTAVREKQFLKFIFGRILYISIGFLICSGSVLYYYTQNDALDEFLYYTFRVTGNYTSSFKPIQLILFFGDFFLRFFPITILMILYIRSQEFRSDAMSLFLIFWIILDLCIILIPGKYYEHYYIQIFPVCCIVAGKYFNTVPGFNIFKFFTSFKLKFILAFMLLALLFEHYTGFIKKPEMLRETLKVLQNHIKATDEIYTSNAHHILYFLLDKESPSPYIHSSLLWNEKHRNTLQLNGILEIENILAKHPDYIVWSISDQDIEMQKRLLKDYSLFHSIQERMLIYRRNDSNSK; encoded by the coding sequence ATGTTATTATTCCCCAGGAATCATCTGATGGTCTTTTTTCTTTTCCTGGCATTTGCTTTAGTTCTTCGCGTTTTTAGTTTTTACCCTTTAGTTTTGGATCATGATGAATCTACTTACCTTGTTATTGCGGATGCGCTCAACAATGGAAAAATATACCTGGTTGATGTTATAGACACAAAACCAATTGGTATCTTCTGGATTTATGGAGTAATTCTAAAAGTTTTTGGAAAGTCGATAGTAGCGTCCCGAATCATTGCTTGTGTGGTCCTTGCCATTTCTTCTTTACTCATTTACCAATTGCAGTTAAAATGGAACTCAAACAAAACTACTGCCATACTCAGTGGTTGCTTTTATATCTTCATGTTATCTTTATTTAAGCGTTGGGGTATTAGTCCTAATACGGAAATTTATTTCAATTTATTTAACCTGCTGGCCATTTATCTATTATTGATTTATGACAAAAGATTTTTAAATGTCTTTGCAGGTATCAGCATTGGAATCGCTTTTCATATTAAATATGTGGCGGCTGCAGACCTTACAGCTCTTTTGTTATTCCTATCTGTTACAGCCGTCCGCGAAAAACAATTTCTCAAATTTATATTTGGCCGCATCCTGTATATTTCCATTGGTTTTTTAATATGCTCTGGAAGTGTGCTCTATTATTATACTCAAAATGATGCACTTGATGAATTTTTGTATTATACTTTTAGGGTCACCGGAAACTATACTTCCTCATTTAAGCCTATTCAATTGATTTTATTTTTTGGCGACTTTTTTCTACGCTTCTTTCCGATTACTATTCTCATGATTCTTTACATTCGCTCACAAGAATTTCGTTCAGATGCCATGAGTTTGTTTCTAATCTTTTGGATAATTTTAGATTTGTGCATTATTCTAATTCCGGGAAAATATTATGAGCATTATTATATCCAAATCTTTCCCGTTTGTTGTATTGTCGCCGGAAAATATTTTAATACTGTTCCGGGATTCAATATTTTTAAATTTTTTACTTCTTTTAAATTAAAATTTATTCTTGCTTTTATGCTATTAGCGCTGCTATTTGAGCATTATACTGGTTTTATAAAGAAACCCGAAATGCTTCGGGAAACTTTAAAGGTATTGCAAAATCATATAAAGGCCACAGATGAGATTTATACTTCGAATGCACATCACATTCTCTACTTCCTTTTGGACAAGGAAAGTCCCAGTCCTTATATCCACTCAAGTTTACTCTGGAATGAAAAACATCGCAATACCCTGCAATTGAATGGCATCTTGGAAATAGAAAACATACTGGCCAAACATCCTGACTATATTGTATGGAGTATATCTGATCAGGATATTGAGATGCAAAAAAGATTGCTCAAAGACTATTCCTTATTTCATTCAATACAAGAACGAATGTTGATTTACCGACGAAATGATTCCAATTCTAAATAA
- a CDS encoding ribonuclease HII, translating into MAGPVFAAAVMLDPEKPIKGINDSKKLNAPTRLALASEIKEKAVCWSVIQVSADVIDATNILRASLKAMAEAVHKLDKEPSCVLVDGHIKLPDLPYEQYCFVKGDGKYQSIAAASILAKTSRDLYMEEIHTEFPEYLWNQNKGYPTIAHRIAIEQFGLCKYHRKTFQFKIHENPKH; encoded by the coding sequence ATGGCAGGTCCGGTTTTTGCTGCTGCCGTCATGTTGGACCCAGAAAAGCCTATTAAAGGTATAAACGACAGCAAAAAATTAAATGCGCCTACACGTTTAGCGCTTGCATCGGAAATCAAAGAAAAGGCTGTCTGTTGGTCTGTCATTCAAGTCAGCGCCGATGTCATTGATGCAACCAATATTCTGAGAGCCTCTTTAAAAGCAATGGCTGAAGCGGTGCATAAATTAGATAAAGAGCCAAGTTGCGTACTTGTTGACGGCCATATAAAACTCCCCGATTTGCCTTACGAACAATATTGTTTTGTAAAAGGCGATGGAAAATATCAGAGTATTGCCGCCGCTTCCATTTTGGCCAAAACATCCCGTGATCTGTACATGGAAGAAATCCATACAGAGTTCCCTGAGTATCTTTGGAATCAAAATAAAGGTTATCCCACGATTGCTCACCGAATCGCTATAGAACAATTCGGTTTATGCAAATATCATCGCAAAACATTCCAATTTAAAATTCATGAAAATCCAAAGCACTGA
- a CDS encoding PDZ domain-containing protein: MKKILLSILLPALCAVLLVAQENPENKSTTKVIVKKITIENENGVETTSESTDTFDLSQLKQMDLEGFEWNDKDFKELDIESLKNGKKKMRIFMHHDGDSTMHKKELNVFDFEPDHMAVWNDSQKAASPNKAVLGVQLENVDGSNGAQVIEIFEGSAAEKIGLQIGDIIISVAGKETKNVESVIEVLSQKSPGEKVKLKYLRSTKEKSATAVLQERKEEVISKVMCPTTKQSKVVCCKPGNDKKCKEDKLTIFKDGEGIKKIRIIKDKDGASNENKVIIIKKDGAGNEVIKEIEDIDKGGKAELEIIRESEEGRSLNVEVLTGSPNPNNGQMKISFEGKKEPTTIEVLDLNGKEIYKEKIESFDGTYNKEIEIENAKGTLILKVTQGEKVLTQKIIVK, translated from the coding sequence ATGAAAAAAATATTATTAAGTATTCTTCTCCCCGCATTATGTGCGGTGTTACTTGTGGCTCAGGAAAATCCTGAAAACAAATCAACAACAAAGGTGATTGTAAAAAAGATCACAATAGAAAATGAAAATGGGGTAGAGACTACTTCAGAAAGCACCGATACTTTCGACTTGTCCCAACTAAAACAAATGGACTTAGAAGGTTTTGAGTGGAATGACAAGGACTTTAAGGAACTTGATATAGAATCTCTAAAGAATGGAAAAAAGAAAATGAGAATCTTTATGCATCATGATGGTGATTCTACAATGCATAAAAAGGAGTTAAATGTGTTTGATTTTGAACCTGATCATATGGCAGTTTGGAATGACTCTCAAAAAGCAGCGTCTCCAAATAAAGCTGTATTGGGTGTACAACTTGAAAATGTCGATGGATCTAACGGAGCTCAGGTCATAGAAATCTTTGAAGGATCTGCCGCTGAGAAAATAGGATTACAAATTGGAGATATCATCATATCTGTTGCCGGTAAAGAAACCAAAAATGTGGAGTCTGTTATTGAGGTATTATCCCAAAAAAGTCCCGGAGAAAAAGTAAAACTCAAATATTTACGATCAACTAAAGAAAAATCTGCGACTGCAGTTTTGCAGGAAAGGAAAGAAGAAGTTATTTCTAAAGTTATGTGCCCTACAACTAAACAATCCAAAGTAGTGTGTTGCAAACCCGGAAATGACAAAAAATGCAAAGAGGATAAATTGACAATTTTCAAAGACGGAGAAGGAATTAAAAAAATCCGCATCATTAAGGATAAAGATGGTGCTTCCAATGAAAATAAGGTCATAATTATCAAAAAAGATGGCGCCGGGAATGAAGTCATAAAAGAAATTGAAGATATCGATAAAGGAGGTAAAGCTGAGTTAGAAATCATTAGAGAATCAGAAGAAGGGCGCTCCTTAAACGTTGAAGTTTTAACTGGTAGTCCGAATCCCAATAACGGTCAAATGAAAATTTCTTTTGAAGGTAAAAAGGAACCAACAACTATTGAAGTATTAGATCTAAATGGCAAAGAAATTTACAAAGAAAAGATTGAATCATTTGATGGTACATATAACAAAGAAATTGAAATTGAAAACGCAAAAGGCACTCTGATTTTAAAAGTAACTCAGGGAGAAAAAGTCCTTACTCAAAAAATAATAGTGAAATAA
- a CDS encoding BlaI/MecI/CopY family transcriptional regulator, translated as MSKLEFKPTEGELDILQILWKIGPCSVKQVNSCMNEKKEVGYTTSLKMLQIMFEKGLVERESAGKIHLYTAVIKESQVQKSFLKNMIDQVFEGSPMEMVVQALGNYKASPDEIKDLKKLIQEMENKQ; from the coding sequence ATGTCTAAACTAGAATTTAAGCCAACGGAAGGAGAACTGGATATTCTTCAAATTTTATGGAAAATAGGCCCTTGCTCTGTAAAACAAGTGAATTCCTGCATGAATGAAAAAAAAGAAGTAGGTTATACAACCAGCTTAAAAATGTTACAAATCATGTTTGAGAAAGGACTGGTAGAAAGAGAGTCTGCCGGTAAAATTCATCTTTATACTGCAGTTATTAAAGAAAGTCAGGTTCAAAAGAGTTTTCTTAAAAACATGATAGATCAGGTTTTTGAAGGTTCGCCAATGGAAATGGTCGTTCAGGCGCTAGGCAATTATAAAGCCAGCCCCGACGAAATAAAAGATTTGAAAAAGCTCATTCAAGAAATGGAAAATAAACAATAG
- a CDS encoding immune inhibitor A: MNQRELFFIPCINPDGYLYNENIAPGGGGFWRKNRNPNLDDVGTDLNRNYGYGWAYNNSGSSPAGTSDVFRGELAFSEIETQAIKHFCENHHISIALNYHSHGDLLIIPWGYLNQATEDSLLYYRMAYDMTRYNKFQVGTSNETLNYSVNGVSDDWMYGERNTKNKIFAFTPEVGYAFWPNRKDIYEINHSVQYMNFMAAWNAGSAAHISETSSVSVSKDTAYLDLEIFRTGVQQSNILVHLSSTQPGLRFLENDLTFLIGPGETTNRKVAYVLESLPKRGDSLNFSIKLTTDFFTETINKRKIYIGSANWFENFENQNNWFHKGDKAWNLTTEAFVTAPHSLTDSPNGPMDPNILKIQQYTNAIDLTNAQYAYLRFNGKWQMDYETDFAQIKISENGQDFKALCGYYTVNGTLSQAFDEPVYCGVQNNWVSEWIDLNEYVGKQIYLQCYMSAGQNLTSNDGIYLDDFEIFTNIATQGTDLEGKWTLNIFPQPNQGHFNLRLNDEAELEHAIFILTNTSGQTTQLFPNIEKGKAVFNVADFKAGIYVLSVIPKNGILKQHKLVIH; encoded by the coding sequence GTGAACCAACGCGAATTATTTTTTATACCCTGTATAAATCCAGACGGATATTTATATAATGAAAATATTGCCCCAGGCGGAGGTGGGTTTTGGCGTAAGAATAGAAATCCAAATTTAGATGATGTAGGTACAGACCTGAATAGAAATTATGGCTATGGCTGGGCTTATAATAATTCCGGTTCTAGTCCGGCAGGAACTTCCGATGTTTTTAGGGGGGAACTTGCTTTTTCAGAAATAGAAACCCAAGCCATTAAGCATTTCTGTGAAAATCATCATATTTCAATAGCACTTAACTATCATAGTCATGGTGACTTACTTATCATTCCATGGGGTTATTTGAATCAGGCTACGGAAGATTCTTTACTTTATTATAGGATGGCCTATGATATGACGCGGTATAATAAATTTCAGGTAGGTACTTCCAACGAAACATTGAATTATTCTGTGAATGGCGTTTCAGATGATTGGATGTATGGAGAACGCAACACAAAAAATAAAATATTTGCATTCACTCCTGAAGTAGGTTATGCTTTTTGGCCAAACCGGAAAGACATTTATGAAATAAACCATTCTGTTCAGTACATGAATTTTATGGCAGCTTGGAATGCCGGTAGCGCAGCACATATTTCTGAAACAAGTTCTGTTTCCGTTTCTAAGGATACTGCGTATCTCGATTTGGAAATCTTTCGCACAGGTGTTCAACAAAGTAATATTCTTGTTCATTTAAGTTCCACTCAGCCTGGTCTTCGATTCCTTGAAAATGATTTGACATTTTTAATAGGCCCCGGCGAAACCACTAACCGTAAAGTAGCCTATGTTTTAGAATCCTTGCCTAAGCGCGGAGATTCTCTGAATTTTTCGATTAAATTGACCACAGATTTTTTTACAGAAACCATCAACAAACGAAAAATATATATTGGATCCGCTAATTGGTTTGAAAATTTTGAGAATCAAAATAACTGGTTTCATAAGGGTGATAAGGCCTGGAATCTTACAACAGAGGCTTTTGTAACTGCACCTCATTCATTGACCGATAGTCCAAATGGACCCATGGATCCAAATATTTTGAAAATACAACAATATACGAATGCGATTGATCTGACAAATGCACAATATGCATATCTGCGTTTTAATGGAAAATGGCAAATGGATTATGAAACAGATTTTGCTCAAATTAAAATTTCCGAAAATGGCCAGGATTTTAAAGCACTTTGTGGCTATTACACGGTCAACGGAACTTTGTCGCAAGCTTTTGATGAACCCGTTTATTGTGGTGTTCAAAACAATTGGGTTTCTGAATGGATTGACCTGAATGAATATGTGGGCAAACAAATCTATTTGCAATGTTATATGTCGGCAGGGCAAAATTTAACATCTAACGATGGCATTTATTTAGATGATTTTGAAATTTTCACAAACATCGCAACACAAGGGACAGACCTTGAAGGAAAATGGACGCTCAACATTTTTCCGCAACCCAATCAGGGACACTTTAATTTGCGCTTAAATGATGAAGCAGAACTTGAACATGCAATTTTTATTTTAACAAATACTTCCGGCCAGACTACACAACTTTTTCCTAACATAGAAAAAGGAAAAGCTGTATTTAATGTTGCAGATTTTAAAGCCGGAATTTATGTCTTGTCAGTCATTCCTAAAAACGGAATCCTGAAACAACATAAGCTCGTAATACACTGA
- a CDS encoding M56 family metallopeptidase, which produces MESLPLDTSLLQEAIVHTLIDSLWQGSIVVIALWLVKQIFKPLPQIQYFLSLTGLLSIVLMCFGNFINYSVAPQQLTLPFGGNMILKLDQSLVFWLFSSWVLGAFIFFIRFVLSHLFLKKIIRNAQYIQQHEWLDNFSRIKVHFNIGKNVLLMHSDRISSAFLTGVLKPIVIIPTAWVNRLEPKEIECILAHEFSHIRSKDHWINLFVQVSEMIFYFNPAVHILINHIKLDRELQADLSANKYVQSPLVYAKLILKVEEQTGMIPLFTIPFFKQRNQLRRRIESVLNIKTQNQYKENALSLYVALSCLLFCGLQQSKVSSNPTNQGFVQLYSISYQIDDPQNSKSGINNATSYVKNSRPLLKESRIALKSVNTSLSKKQSLKLTKERLTNLEEISINDVNQEIVTIAITKEAPKEIVVYTQSEIKLDSLSTIEGDGAWIISKQGKSFQPKTPKAVILLRTETSRVSTSEVNSPDSASSNERGNQTN; this is translated from the coding sequence ATGGAATCACTACCCCTTGATACTAGCCTTTTGCAGGAAGCCATTGTACATACACTTATAGATTCCTTATGGCAAGGATCAATTGTAGTCATTGCGCTTTGGTTGGTTAAACAAATTTTTAAACCACTGCCTCAAATTCAATATTTTTTGTCTCTTACGGGCTTACTCAGTATCGTCTTGATGTGCTTTGGAAATTTTATTAATTATTCTGTTGCTCCTCAGCAACTAACATTGCCTTTTGGAGGGAATATGATCTTGAAATTAGACCAATCGCTTGTCTTTTGGCTATTTAGTTCGTGGGTCTTAGGTGCTTTCATTTTTTTTATAAGATTTGTTTTAAGCCATCTTTTCTTGAAAAAAATTATTCGGAACGCGCAATACATCCAACAGCATGAATGGTTGGATAATTTTAGTCGTATTAAAGTCCATTTTAACATTGGAAAGAATGTTTTATTAATGCATAGCGACCGAATAAGTTCAGCATTTCTGACCGGTGTATTAAAACCCATTGTTATAATACCCACTGCATGGGTTAATAGATTAGAACCCAAAGAAATTGAGTGTATTCTTGCTCATGAGTTTTCGCATATCCGTAGCAAAGATCATTGGATTAATTTATTTGTGCAGGTTTCAGAAATGATCTTCTATTTTAATCCTGCTGTTCATATTTTAATTAACCATATCAAATTAGACCGCGAATTGCAAGCAGACCTTTCTGCCAACAAATATGTTCAATCGCCTTTAGTTTATGCAAAACTTATATTAAAAGTTGAAGAGCAAACCGGAATGATTCCTTTGTTCACCATTCCATTTTTTAAACAAAGAAATCAGTTGCGCAGACGCATCGAATCTGTTCTCAATATTAAGACCCAAAATCAATATAAAGAAAATGCATTGAGTTTGTATGTTGCCTTGTCTTGTTTGCTTTTTTGTGGATTACAACAATCTAAAGTATCAAGTAATCCTACTAACCAAGGATTTGTTCAACTATATTCCATTTCCTATCAAATAGACGACCCTCAAAATTCAAAATCAGGTATCAACAATGCAACATCATATGTAAAGAATTCCAGGCCATTGTTAAAAGAAAGCAGGATAGCTTTAAAAAGCGTAAATACCAGCTTATCTAAAAAACAATCATTAAAATTAACAAAGGAGCGTCTGACCAACTTAGAAGAAATATCAATAAATGATGTCAATCAAGAAATAGTTACTATTGCAATAACTAAAGAAGCACCAAAAGAAATTGTTGTTTATACCCAATCAGAAATAAAACTTGATTCTTTATCAACAATAGAAGGTGATGGTGCTTGGATTATTTCAAAACAAGGTAAAAGCTTTCAACCAAAAACACCAAAAGCTGTCATTCTATTGAGGACTGAAACTTCTAGGGTTTCTACATCAGAAGTTAATTCGCCAGATTCCGCATCCTCTAATGAAAGAGGAAACCAAACAAATTAA